In a genomic window of Tachysurus vachellii isolate PV-2020 chromosome 13, HZAU_Pvac_v1, whole genome shotgun sequence:
- the nkrf gene encoding NF-kappa-B-repressing factor has translation MQSVLEMAEGIHVGEMPSYELVSSAEAIKRPYSSDGSEEPMRKMPVSKFGPRPRFEPVHFVSGSSSSTSGLGRADEKENERERRSGEGNSLRQREPDQPHSSSHGYGPPPSSSYGFDSWAERRSKDMSFSNKSGFGYGSRGPTSNFMGKMQQEYTARYEAHSARQTNSPPQSGRFDSYGGGRSGRWDSGRHGLGFGHKDRPSSSQGLTRSYDSPCRASPGLLPTPNMPTPVPPATLDEKQRLVIRVVSAVAVTLRDPAFVGGPDGPNYNFILSRSIQACKTNPEYIYVNLKDIPPSDLPKNKKVPPEGYACELRCSGVYLATGYSGSKNGARDRASEQAVKLFIKPVEVRVVQRLYKRNYVNDLVVCQLNAPTPALVPPLRNPEDSPPPSTKGQYVPDKSKHWTEFVIMENAHDAICILNNSAAYNRMKIDYSFDPVPNSSAWVCSVYLQGELLAQARGTKKSSKHSAAEEAVKKLRMNQAVRQQQEQQDQFQQQQFSQANPNPDQPVASFSQYGPRKKQLSELVILENSDNAICIINDTAQFNKVAADYKFTVLQDHRWRCEVYIEGQFVAEGIGPKKTVKHIAAVEAIATLKRTQAVVKSNLRKEGNVDAISRNQILARSGEEATRQEIKEDNIGNQLLRKMGWTGGGLGREGEGIAEPIMVKEQFTREGLGMDMEKHGHLTKRDIEEIIRTYACSERQDDLRFSTELNNEERKQIHQVSQKYGLRSKSYGQGRHRFLVVSRRVQKDQLIGQLLQEGQVGRYELVKPQAYE, from the exons ATGCAGAGTGTGCTTGAGATGGCAGAGGGGATTCATGTTGGCGAAATGCCCTCGTATGAACTAGTCTCAAGTGCTGAAGCAATAAAGAGGCCATATTCATCTGATGGAA GTGAGGAACCCATGAGGAAGATGCCTGTGTCCAAATTTGGCCCGAGACCACGATTCGAACCAGTTCACTTTGTCAGtggtagcagcagcagcaccagtGGATTAGGGCGTgctgatgaaaaagaaaatgagagagaacgTAGGAGTGGGGAGGGAAATAGCCTAAGGCAAAGGGAGCCAGACCAGCCACACAGTAGTAGCCATGGTTATGGCCCTCCTCCCTCCTCATCATATGGTTTTGACTCTTGGGCTGAGCGTAGAAGTAAGGACATGTCTTTCAGCAACAAGAGCGGTTTTGGTTATGGCAGCAGAGGACCCACCTCTAACTTCATGGGAAAAATGCAGCAGGAATACACAGCAAGATATGAAGCACACAGTGCAAGACAGACAAACTCACCTCCTCAGTCAGGCCGATTTGATAGCTATGGAGGGGGAAGGTCTGGACGCTGGGATTCTGGAAGGCATGGCTTGGGCTTTGGGCACAAAGATAGACCATCATCTAGCCAAGGTTTGACTAGATCCTATGACAGCCCATGCCGAGCCAGTCCAGGCCTACTCCCTACCCCGAATATGCCAACCCCAGTTCCTCCAGCTACCCTGGATGAGAAACAACGGTTAGTTATCAGGGTTGTGTCTGCAGTAGCAGTCACACTCCGAGACCCTGCATTCGTGGGCGGACCTGATGGTCCAAATTACAATTTCATTCTCAGTCGCAGCATTCAGGCTTGTAAAACTAACCCTGAGTACATTTATGTCAATTTAAAAGATATTCCTCCCTCTGACCTGCCTAAGAACAAGAAAGTACCACCTGAGGGTTATGCATGCGAGCTAAGATGTTCAGGAGTGTACCTCGCAACTGGCTACTCTGGAAGCAAGAATGGTGCCAGAGACCGAGCATCAGAGCAGGCTGTGAAACTTTTTATTAAACCAGTGGAGGTCCGTGTAGTACAACGTCTATATAAGCGCAATTATGTCAATGACTTGGTAGTGTGTCAGTTAAATGCACCCACCCCAGCCTTAGTTCCACCCCTACGCAACCCAGAGGACAGCCCACCACCCAGTACCAAGGGTCAGTATGTGCCTGATAAAAGCAAACACTGGACAGAGTTTGTCATAATGGAAAATGCCCATGATGCCATTTGCATCCTTAACAATTCTGCTGCATATAATCGGATGAAAATAGACTATTCTTTTGATCCAGTACCTAATAGCAGTGCAtgggtgtgtagtgtttatttgcAAGGTGAACTTTTGGCTCAAGCCAGAGGAACAAAGAAGAGCTCTAAACATTCTGCAGCTGAGGAGGCTGTAAAAAAGCTACGAATGAACCAGGCAGTTCGCCAACAACAGGAACAACAGGATCAATTCCAACAGCAGCAGTTCTCTCAAGCAAACCCTAATCCTGATCAGCCTGTTGCAAGTTTCAGCCAATATGGGCCACGCAAGAAACAGCTCAGCGAACTGGTTATTCTAGAAAACTCTGATAATGCCATTTGCATCATTAACGATACTGCACAGTTCAACAAGGTGGCGGCAGACTACAAATTTACAGTGCTACAGGACCAtcgctggaggtgtgaggtctATATTGAGGGCCAGTTTGTTGCCGAAGGCATTGGTCCCAAAAAGACTGTTAAACATATTGCAGCTGTGGAGGCTATTGCCACACTAAAACGTACACAAGCAGTAGTGAAGTCAAACCTTAGAAAGGAGGGCAATGTAGATGCCATTTCTCGAAATCAAATCTTGGCTCGTTCTGGTGAAGAAGCCACACGGCAGGAAATAAAGGAGGACAATATTGGTAACCAGTTGCTTCGCAAGATGGGCTGGACAGGTGGTGGTTTGGGTCGAGAGGGAGAAGGCATAGCTGAACCAATCATGGTTAAGGAACAGTTTACTAGGGAAGGACTTGGCATGGACATGGAAAAACATGGTCATCTGACAAAGCGTGATATTGAGGAAATCATACGCACATATGCTTGTTCAGAGCGCCAGGATGACCTGCGATTCTCCACTGAGCTAAATAATGAGGAGCGTAAGCAGATTCACCAGGTCTCCCAAAAATACGGGCTGCGGAGCAAATCTTATGGCCAGGGAAGGCACCGCTTCCTTGTGGTTAGCCGGAGAGTGCAAAAGGATCAACTGATTGGTCAACTGCTGCAAGAGGGACAGGTGGGACGATACGAGCTGGTAAAACCTCAGGCCTATGAATGA